DNA sequence from the Sulfoacidibacillus ferrooxidans genome:
AACAGGCTAAGGAAGACTCAAAGATCACCAAGATAAGTTGACATCACTCAATCTCTACCGAGGGGCGAATTTACACCACATTTAGGACTTGATCGGTATGTAGAAAACGCAACTAAATTTTTGACTGACAAGTATGTATCTTATCTGATTGAATTGTAGCTTAGAAAAGGTTTAAAGTGGGCTGATTGCGAGGACACATTAGTATTCCTAGACTCTCAAATGATATGTGTACTGAAGAGGTTATCGATTGGGTGTTGGACCATACTCTATGATGTCATCGGAAGATGATATCTATTATGAAGATTTCAAGAAATTGAGTGGCATATTAGTATGATGGTTGAAAATGCTCGGGTGTAAAATCGATTTCTTAGACGCATTGAGGATTGTTAGCGAGTGCGCTATTGTGACCTTGAAATGGTAATATATTTAATAATGTAATATCTAGAATATGAATGGTCTTATCTTATCTGGGGGTACAGTGTCGCGACTATGTCAACTGACGTCTAACTTTGCGAAGCAGTAGTTGATCCCGATAGGCAACAAACCGATTCTATTTTACGCGATTGAGGACTCGGTAGAAAGTGGCATTAACGAGATTGGCGTTATCGTTGGCGATATGGAGCTAGTGATTCGATGTGCGGTTGGGGATGGGACTCAGTATGGTGCGTATGTAAATTATATTGAGCAGAATAAATTGCTCGGATTGAAGCATGAGGGAAAAATATCGGAAGATTTATGGAAGTACAGCCGTTTGTCATGTTTCTCGGAGACAAAATGCTGCATGACGGAGTGGCATCGTTTATGTCGTAATTGCAGTCGTCGTTGCCTGATGCTTTGGTGTTGCTAAGTGAATTGCCGAATCAACAAAAATTTGGTGTGGTTGAAATGGAAGCCGGAAGAGTTGTACGACTGACTGAGAAACCGAAAGTTCCACAGAGCAATCTAGCTCTTATCTGCGTTTACATATTTCAATCCTACATCTTTAAAGAAATCAGCTCAATTGAACCATATGAGAGTAGGGAACATGAGATTACAGACGTGATTCAGTGGCTTATGGATAAAGGATATAGGGTGGTGGGGGAGTGGCCAGATGATTTGCTGTGTAAGCCAGCCGTTTAAAGCTAGAGTCAATTGATATCCAAGTGCACGATAAGGCATGTGTTGACATGTCATCGCAATTGATCGGTCAAGTGTAAATTGTGCCAGGTGTCAAGTGAGGGACATTTCAGATCGTTAGTGGGAAAAGTGACGCATGAAAGGGAAATGCAAGTGGTATGCATGGACGAGGATAACCAGCTGCTGCTGATTCCAGTGAGTGTTGAACACGCATATCGCTTATTAGGTAAGTAGCCTGAGGTGATCATGAATTTCACCACCGAATCATACAGTCAGCTCGATCCGGATGAAAAACGAATCGCTTTGAATTATTTGGATATCGCAAGTGGGGAGTTATGTGAGTTACTAAATCTCTCGAATTTTGACGTGCTGCATACTATAGTAGTGGGCGATATTGGTGTTGAAAAGGCATTTCGGGTAGCTTCCAAGGGTTATTATGAGACAGTCGTGCACTTTTCGGTGGAGAGCCCCATGGATCGCTCGATTTCGTCCAGCGTGGTAATGAT
Encoded proteins:
- a CDS encoding sugar phosphate nucleotidyltransferase — protein: MPDALVLLSELPNQQKFGVVEMEAGRVVRLTEKPKVPQSNLALICVYIFQSYIFKEISSIEPYESREHEITDVIQWLMDKGYRVVGEWPDDLLCKPAV